The segment GTCATCGGCTATCGAGCTGCAGTGGCTCGAGGCCGCCGATCATGACCTCAAGCCGCTGAAACGTTCCGGGCTGACCCATGGCGGGCACCTGGACAGCGCCGCCGATGCGATTTCGGCCTGGCTAAGCCGGCTGCTGCCGGCGCCCGGCGTCTGACAGGCTTTCGCCCGCTCAGCGATTGAAGCGCTCGACCAGCGAATACTGCGCCTGCGCGGTAGCTGCCAGGTCCTCGCTCAGCAGCGCGAGGCTGCGTGCATCGCCCGAGGTGCGGTCAGTCAGCTGGGCGATGGTGCCCACGTTGCGACTGATTTCTTCGGCCACGGCGCTCTGCTCCTCGGTGGCGGACGCGATTTGCGTGGCCATTTCGGTGATATTGCCAATCGCCTCGCTGATGCCCGCCAGCGCCAGGTCGGCTTCGACCACCTGGCCCACCCCCCGCTCGGCTTCCACGCGGCCGCTCTCGGTCGCCTCGACGGCGTGCCTGGCCTGCTGCTGCAGCTTCTCGATGAGCTGGTGAATCTGCCCGGTGGCTTCGGCGGTGCGCTGCGCCAGTTGGCGTACCTCGTCGGCGACCACGGCGAAGCCGCGGCCACTCTCGCCCGCCCGCGCAGCCTCGATGGCCGCATTCAAGGCCAACAGGTTGGTCTGGTCGGCAATGCTCTTGATCACATCGACCACGCTGCCGATCTCGTCGCTGTCACGGGCGAGTCGATTGACTACCTCGCCGGTCCGCGCCACAGCCGCAGAGAGCCGCTCGATCGCCTTGCGCGTCTCGCCGGTCACGTCGCGCCCGCGCACCGTCAGGTCGGTGGCCTGCTGGGTGGCTTCGGCGGCCAGCGCCACGTTACCGGCGACCTCCTGGGTGGTGGCCGCCATCTGGTTGACCGCCGTCGCGACCTGCTCGGTTTCCTGATGTTGATGCGCCAGGCCATCGGAGCAGCTCTGGGCCAGCGTGTCGGTGCGTCCTGCCTGGCCCTGCAGTTGTACGGCACTGTCCTGCAGGCGCGTCAGGCAGGTCTTGAGGTGGGCCTGCTGGCTCAGCATGGCCATTTCCAGCTGGGCTTCGACGCCCTTGCTGTCGGTGTACATACGGGCGATCAGCGGATCGCTGGTGGTTTGCCGGGCCAGCCCGAGCAGGCGCTTCATCCCGCGCTGCTGCCAGTGCAGGCCCGCCAGGCCCAGGGGAATCGATAGCAACGCCGCGACGGCGAAACCCGGGCCGTGGTTGAGCCAGACACCAATGGCGAAGCCAACCTGGCTGATCAGTATGAAGGGCAGCCAGTTGAGAAGCAGCGGCACCCAGCGGTCGATCAACGGAATGCCG is part of the Stutzerimonas balearica DSM 6083 genome and harbors:
- a CDS encoding methyl-accepting chemotaxis protein; amino-acid sequence: MRNNQPVTQREYAFPDQQRLISTTNLKGQITYCNDIFAEVSGFDRAELINAPHNIIRHPDVPPAVFAHMWATLKDGRPWMGIVKNRRKNGDHYWVNAYVTPVLDAARNVTGYESVRTQPTREQVGRAEALYARLNAGKRGIPLIDRWVPLLLNWLPFILISQVGFAIGVWLNHGPGFAVAALLSIPLGLAGLHWQQRGMKRLLGLARQTTSDPLIARMYTDSKGVEAQLEMAMLSQQAHLKTCLTRLQDSAVQLQGQAGRTDTLAQSCSDGLAHQHQETEQVATAVNQMAATTQEVAGNVALAAEATQQATDLTVRGRDVTGETRKAIERLSAAVARTGEVVNRLARDSDEIGSVVDVIKSIADQTNLLALNAAIEAARAGESGRGFAVVADEVRQLAQRTAEATGQIHQLIEKLQQQARHAVEATESGRVEAERGVGQVVEADLALAGISEAIGNITEMATQIASATEEQSAVAEEISRNVGTIAQLTDRTSGDARSLALLSEDLAATAQAQYSLVERFNR